GAAAGGACTGACCTGCCATGCATAGATATTAACAGCgctgtatatttatataagaTGTGTTATTATGTCCCTCACCACTGTGGTATTTGCAGAAAACAATGTCATTGAATATCTAGTTTagtcaagagaaaaaaagaaatcttccCAAACAACAACTCagtactgtgttttattttccccAGGCTGCCTTGCAGAAGACTCCGCTGTTTGACTTCCACAGGAAACACGGGGGAAAGATGGTGGAGTTTGCAGGCTGGAGTATGCCTGTGCAGTACAAAGACAGTCACATCGCCTCGCACATGCACACCAGGGAGCACTGCTCCATCTTCGATGTCAGCCACATGCTGCAGGTGAGACCAGCGTCaacgaacacacacatgtacatccAGTCCAGTAGTCCAGTACACTGGAACAAATACTCTCACACCTGTCACTATGTTTAAATATATCCTTTTGGTTTTTTAACTATCAGACCAAAGTCCATGGGAAAGACCGGGTGAAGTTCATGGAGTCTCTTGTAGTTGCAGATATTGCAGAACTCAAGGACAACCAGGTGAGATGGAGGTTTGTTTCATGTTGAACCTGCAATAGCACACTTAGTGTAAACTAGCTGTAAACTTAACACTGACATACTTTAAAGTTGGTATGGTGAACTTGTTAGAGAAAAAGTTTGGTCTCTGCAAATTCAAGAAGACTAAAACAATTATCTGAAAGGTGAAATGGTCAACAATGCACCCAGGTGTATGTTGGAaggaagatattttgtgtttaatgtaaacTGCCTTTTAAATTTGTATGTGACTTTTAGGTTTTTACCCAAACCGTGATCTgtccctaaacctaaccaagtagctTTGgtgccctaaacctaaccaaactgcaccACAGCACCGCGACGTACATAATCCAAAATGATCAGTCgaatctcctcctctctgaaaCAGCTTCAACACAAACTTATTATAAACTTCATGAAACAGCATTTCTTGCATTAGACTGCAATAGTTTTAGCTAGATGAGCTACACTGATAAATATCTACACAGATAATCATCttgataaaaaatgaatataatgaaCCCTGTGCCTGGATCATCTAAGGTAACATGTTCATGTGGGTCATCAGAGTTTAATTTGTGGACCAACTGGACAGTGTCCCAAATACATATCCTGCATTTCCCTATAAATCCTCACCcactcatctttctctctcctctccctcacctctAGGGTACACTGTCCCTGTTCACCAATGAGAAAGGAGGGATTATTGATGACCTCATAGTGACAAAGACGGACCAGGGCTACCTCTACGTCGTCTCCAACGCTGGCTGTGCTGACAAGGACTCCGCTAATATGAAGGTGAAtggacagagagtgtgtgtgtgtgggcacacaGATCAGGAGCCTGGCAGACTGATAGAAAGAGTGTGTGACGAGTGTGTGTTTTGCCTGTAGGCCAGACTGGCAGAGTTCAAAGCTGCAGGTTTGGATGCGGATCTGGAGTTCCTTGATGAAGCACTGATTGCTTTGCAAGGTAAAATATTCCtcttcttattttcttcttccttaTTTTATTCCTCTTCTCCATCCCCTTTTATGttgcttttcctctccttcctttcctctctcatttcttctttccctccttcctctctttctgtcctctctccatGTCTAAATTAATATGTCTGTTGTATGTTTCAGGTCCTTCCATGTCTCAGGTGCTCCAGGGGGGAATGAAGGGCGACCTCAGTAAGCTGACCTTCATGACCTCCACCTTGGCCACTTTGTTCGGCATTCCTGACTGCAGGATCACCCGCTGTGGATACACAGGAGAGGACGGGGTGGAGGTCAGCGTCTCTCTTTGCTTCCTTCCTCCAgttttttcttggtttttttcCTGGTTTATCtagatttctctttttccactctttctctgtcagcCCACTCTGCTGGAGCTGTGTAGATGGCAGGATGGATGTGGGTGGGCCTCTCTGTCGAACAGAGGGAATGTGGgagtttgtttctttgtttggcttttttctctcacacagactCATCCTCCCATCACTCTTTCCCTCAGTGCTAACACTCACTTGACTCACAAAAAGAGACTGACAACACACTACGTAATTACTTCTTTTAAAAGATTGGAAAATCTTCGTTAAAATGTGCCGTTTCCAGGTCATCATTTCCATTAAAACGCCTTGGATGGACACCTAACCCTACctactgtctgtgtctctgtgtcccagaTCTCCGTCCGTCGCTCCAGGGTGGTGGAGCTGACGGAGAAGCTGCTTGAGAACAGCGAGGTGAAGCTGGCCGGTCTGGGCGCCAGGGACAGTCTGCGGCTGGAGGCGGGGCTTTGCCTCTATGGCAATGACATAGATGAGACCACCACGCCTGTAGAGGCCACCCTAGTCTGGACCATAGGTAGGACTTTAGTATTCATTATGAAATATTTGTGTTAGTGGTTTTTTCTTAGCAGATCGTTTCTGAAGAAGGCTGTGGTGGGACGGGTGAAGAACTGCATCTGGGAGAGAGAGTTAGATGAGTGCTCAGGTCTGTACAGTAAGTAtgtagctggagccagcagccgattagcttagcttagcataaagcagTGCCTTTGATAGTAAGAGCCCCTTTACTTAAAGGGTccataattaatattttttatgataACAGTGGATTGAATGGCAGCGTGTAATGTGAGAGGTTTCGCTGGTAGTGATGAATCTACCGAGAATTATCTACAGCGTCCGTCAGCTTAAAGGAGCTTCAGTTTAGAGAGTTTTAGCTTAATGTTTAAAgagatgcttttgtttttgtttgtttgatgtgattttctatttctattttattgtttcaagtgggcatgtattttatgttcttttatgcttccactgctgcacaatcaATTGCCCCAtcggggacaaataaagttattgaattgaattgaagagCCAGGTGATTCCCTCAAGtgttggtagagaccaaaaacggagctaaaaggaggGTGTATTCAGAGTTTACATTCATTAGTTGGCGAGAAAACATGATAATGTTCTGCTCTGTAACAGGTGGATGTGTTAACAAGCATCTGTTTACTGACACTAACGCCATATTAACTTAATATGTGATGATGCGTCACCGTTGTGTTGTTATGTCACAATCCTgctctttctttccatctcctcACAACGTGTTTTACCGATGAAGACCATTTTCATCAAACATGAAGAAGCTGAAGTGTTTCTGCATGCTATTGTGTCTCTCTGTACCTAAGCCTTGAACATACGGTGCCGTCTGTTAAGTGGATCGACTCTCATTTCTCGTCTCCTCACACGCAGGAAAGCGTCGGCGTCAGACAAAGGATTTCCCCGGCGCTGACATCATTATACCTCAGATCAAAGCAAAGACGGCCAGGAAGAGAGTCGGTCTGGTCTCCACCGGCCCCCCCGTCAGACAACACACACCCATACTCAGCCCTGATGGAAAGGTCATAGGTGAGAAAGCAAACACAGTGGGAATGGTGGGCAGGAGAGAAAGCTGTGGTgcttctgtgtttcagtgaagAGGGATGCAGCGTCAGTGGAGGAAAACAATCACTGCTGgaggaaatgtgaaataaatgtagCAGCATTCTCTGCTCCATTAAAGAAGTGTAggacttctgtgtgtgttgttgtcggCCAGTCGGTCTTTCATGGTACAACCACTGGGGGCCGCCAAAGTCAGAGTAAACACTTAATTggaaaatgttacattttgttGGACTTCATACACTAACATGATGATGAATATCAAATCTATTAACTACATTTGACTGaacatgttttaacattttagttattttgcACGCGTCAGCCAAAtgttgatatatttattttaatttatatatcaAACTCTGTATGATTTCAAGTTTATTGTTTACTTATCTTGGAATTTGGAGATTGAttgaataaatgagtgaatgaatgtaaTGTGTAAGCAGCTCATATAATAGAATAGGACCAACTAAAAATTTGTACCAAAaggttttgttctgttttttgtcttaAGATGTAGCCAGAGAGAGAGTCAGACCGAGGTTTCCAGATTTCCAAGGAAAAACGTAttccttttctttattctttttttttttttttaggtgaggTGACCAGTGGCTGCCCCTCTCCCTGCCTGAAAAAGAACGTTGCCATGGGATACGTGGATGCAGCATTCGCTAAGAACGGCACAGCCGTCCATGTTGAGGTCAGGAAAAAAGCAGTGCCCGCCACCATCAGCAAGATGCCCTTCGTCCCTACCAACTACTATTCTGGATAGGAGggtcacacaagcacacacacatatagtacacccacacacacacacaaatacacacacacacacagcacataccTACACACTGGACCAGTCCTCCACTCTGTCCCATATTCACCAATGCTGCACCTTTCTGTTTACCTCCACCTGTGCAGTCTTCATTGGCGAGTTGATAAACTAAACCATTTATTATGTGTACTGCTGTAATGTGTTCAGTCACTTTGACTGTGGAGCACATTAGATCCATAAGAGTTTGTATTTGACACACAGCATACAGTTCCACATTGTAAACGTATGAAAGTGATCTGAGGATGACAGGACATCACATGTGAAACTAAGACTTTGTGGAGGACATTTTAATCAGCAGGCTGCCGCTCTGCAAACAGTCAGTATgccgcctgtgtgtgtgttttcaaaacCACAGTGTCCAGTAACATGGTCTCACCTATGGGTGGGCATGCATGAAATAAATTACAAGCAGTGTTGTTGAGTCAGAGAATGTATGAACGAGGTTATTGGCCTCATTGTTCTTTTAACATGGTTTACAGACCAAgttctgttttttccttttctattttGCGAGTGGAAAGCAGAACTAAACTGAACCAACTTACCGCACTTTCATTAAGAACGAAAACAGAGCGGCTGTGCGGATCCATTAAAGACAAGTTTTCAGTAAACTTTTTATAGTAGAATATAGGTTTGCTAATAAAATATCATTCACTTTGTCACTGCTGGACCAAAACAAAGAGATTCCAAATGGTTCTTTGGATGTTAAATCACTTCATGTCtgcaattttgttttttttaaggtttgTCAAATAGCACAGAGCAAAATTTCCATTTATATTAGTGTTAGCCATAAACAGCGTGCCCAAGAAAGTTCAAACAGGGTCAGCTCATAATCCCTCCAACACAAAAATCCTATGCTTATTAACACAAATTTACCAGTGCAGTCTGTTGaatttgcatttttgtgttaATGAGCAGGTTTTCTCATCAAGTTCTTGTTTGGAGGGATTTTGAGGGAGTTAATTTTAATCTCCACATCTGATAAAACCTGACCAGAAcctttttcagactttttttataatataataatatgatgACCAAGTGGGAGAAATTTACACAACATGAGGTACAATGATGACCTAACTTGAAAAGATGTTAATTGTCATtatgtgtgttctgtctgtcaactaatgaaatgtaatttctgtATTAAACCAGCACATTGTCTTTCTGTGGAGCTGCGAATGTCCtattttatgataataataacattgGTAATATAGAAATAATACTACTGATTTATAGGTTGTCATTTTTTGTCAACTCTATCATGAAGGTGCACTTTGAGCATCACTGtagattttaatatttaactggattttcatgtttcatgtttcaaataacactgtttatttgaaaagcaaacatctctttattaaaaacaatttgCTTTTCACTTTCCCACGACTTGCTGTTATTTTTCTAGTGACCTGGACACTGATATGAAAATAAGattgaataaatgttttataaaaaagacatttagtCTGGCAAGATTTGGGATCTGGAGGGGTGCGGAGAAATGGAACAGGTTTAGGGCCAATATGAGTACAAGACAATAAACTCTGAATTCTGCCTCTTTCCCTGAAGAGTCTCTCAAACTTTGTCCCATAATTTGGGACTTTTCCCAAAATTCAAATTGTGGCATTCATAGCTTTGAGTACAAGTATAGAGTCTGTTTGAAAGTATATGAAAATACTGACTTTAATATTAGCATTAATACTGACTTTGGCATTAGTATTCCgatttatatttctaaaaaatCATAATGTTTAAATTTTGAAATTCACCGTTTTTGAGTTAAAATGTTCTGAGAGTTTTCACTGTATATTTccaatatattttcttttttatagtTTCTTTTAGCTTGACTCTGACTTTGAAATAGTTCAATCATATTTGTGACTAAAGtctaaaaacattcattcattaactcTGAGGTTGGCTTTATACACACTGGAAACGGGGGATGCCAACAGATCTAACCTGGCAACCCGGGCCGCCGGTCTGTTCAGTAGTTACTGAGGGGAAGATGGTGGACTTGGCGACAACAGCGTGCTCTAAACTCCGTCCTAAACACTTTGGAAAATACCGTCTGTCTCAACCTGGTATTAGATATAGATTACCCGGGGACAATCACAGATAATACTTTGTGAAAACCGTTGAGGAAAGTGACTTTTCCGCCACCGAAcggctcctttttttttttttccgaggCTGAAGGAAGCGGGGACTCACGGAGCGTGGCGGAGGCTGGAGCACCTATCGGACGCTAGCCAACGTTAGCCAAAGTGTCAACAAAAGTGTGGAGGAGGGTTTAATAGTGGGAGCTTTTCACCCCGCTGTCAAGATAACCAGCAGGGAGACCATCCGGACCAAAGGCGCTGCTGCCATCACACAAACTGTCACGTCAGTTGGAGCCGTTGGAGTGGGAGCGGGCTAACTTTAGCGAGCTAACCGCTGCTAGCTGTGTTGTGAACTGTGGATCAAAGCGCTGCCCGAAATGCCGCGGAGTAAAAAGGGGAAACGTGGCTCCAGCAAGCCGGGTAAGTAGCGCCAGCTGACATGGCCCctcaccatcctgctgctggatGTAGAATAATGACTGAATCTGACAGTTAAGGTGAACGTGTCACAGTTTGATCGCCACTCCTTTAGCGTAAAGACGAGCCGTAGCAGTTTGTGTACTTATCCCTCATGACATGAGAGGTGAAACAGCCACACAGCTTTAGCTACTTGACTTGTAACTTGCAGTCCGCTATGTGCACCCATGTGGCTTTATTATTAGTGCTGCTGCATAGCAGCGCAGTCTGCATGTGATTGTGACATTTATGCTGAAGCCACTCACTTTTAATGAGCTCACATACTGTGGAGTCAATGAAGAAGTGTCTCAAGAAGGTGCGATGCATTTCACGGGTGACGTTCAGGACCGTGGCTTCCTAAAGCCACACATGTAGGCTCAGGGTCGTGATATTTTTAGCAGCAACGCCACGCCGCTGAAAACAGGTAGATGAAGACTGTGCAGAAGGAGAGCAGCTCGTGCAACAAGTGCAGCAGGATCCATCGGTGCGTGAGTTTCCACGTGGCTTGAGTTCATCTACGTGCAGTTCAGGTGCTGCCTGGGAGTCACAGCTGCACGTTTTTATCAATGTACAGTAGTGGTGCTGACCATGCATGTGCCTATAAGGGCGTTAGATTACAGCCCCCTCACGTTTTAAGGAGTGACGTTGCCCAGGAGGAGCACACGTGCCCGCGCCtaaatgcacacatgctcaTTTTTGTGCAATGTACATGTCTGCTAAAgggacagaggggaaaaaaaaagaatcaatattAGTGTCAAGTCTGGTGTTTCCATTACATTTGTAGATCTTGATCGGTTTTTACTTTCAAATTGTGCTGCGCTGTTAACTGTGCATCAGTATTTTGCAATGCAAAGTTTCATGAATAGGAAAATGGAGCTCGCCTCTGATGTTTTCTTCCATCATTGTCAttcctccatcttttccattcattcattcattcatgcatccATCCACCATTCTTCCTCCAATACACACATCctttatttcatccatccatccatccattcattcctCCGCCCGTACGTCATCTGCAGGCTCTCTTCGTCAGGAGgttcttcagctgcagctgtcgGCTAAAGTCTCGCTGAAAGGTAACTCCTCTGACCCTTGACCCCTGACCTCCCCTTCGTGTATGACTGAAGGCCCATCCAGAAGCTCTTGAACCTCACCGTGCATGCAGCAAGACCAGCAGCCACTCTTACCCCAAACtcaccctgtttttttttttttttttccagctgcaaTGAAAGTCTTAAACTCTTCCTTCCCtcacatgcccccccccctccctaccTGCCAGGCTTCTTACTGCTAACTGGTTTTTGCAGCACAGTGAAATAGAAATTACTTGGTTTTGTGTGAGTCTCCTCAGTCGTCATGCATGTTAGGCTTGAACACCTTCAGCTATGCTCCACCTTTAGACGGACATCATAGGATTAATAGACTAGTTAACCAACGTTCGAACTTCTCATCCACCCAACCTTTTCATTCACAGCTGGCTGGTAACATGTAGTCTTGCTTCGTCGTTTTCTACTTTGCCCAAGTCTGAGCGTGCTCCCATTGTGCCATTGATTGATTGGGTCAAAATCTTTCGACCATCCTTCCACTGTTTCTTACTTGTGCTGACCCCAGAAAAGTTTGGATTCAGGCATTCCTGGAGTGACTTtgccccctctctgtctctctctctctctctctctctctctctctctctctctctctctctctctctctctctctctctctctctctctctctctatgtctctctctctctaatgtGCATGTAATGACACTGTTCAAATCACCACACTGTATGATATACTGAGGAGgcagtttattttatatttgtgtcatCATAAGTATTTGTGGTTTTTCCATCCCACATTGCCTTACTGCtgcagtgtatttttattttttatctttaatacTCTACTTGTGCAAGTGATGTTTTATTAATTGATTTAGAGTTTAAATCAGCAGCTTTCTATTAATCTCTACATGTAGCAAATGTAATAGAATCTGATATTATTTGTGAAGATGTAGTAAGACGACATCTTGGATGCTGCTCGTCCACAGAAACATCCTACCTTTCAAAGTAAATTGTTTATTACATAGGATTTCCTGCAGAGCTGTTGATGGTGGAAGTTATTTTATTTCCTGGACCTGGATCCTAAGACCTGATTTTATTGACCTGTTTGAGGAGTAGTTCCAGTGGGGGTTGCAGTTTTAGACCAATCTTAATTGGATTTTCACcgcatgaagaaaaaaataatggtgataatgcaatttaattatgtaaaaatagtGTCATTAAGTCTCTAACTGTGAGGGAGAGAGTCCTTTCTGAACCTCGGCTAAATGCTTGCAGATAGAACACAGGTTAATTTAGTCTGGCATTTTAAGTTTGTACTACCAGGCCACAGCCGGGGGACTCAAATGAGCTCCCACCCCTTTGGCTCAGTGTTCTGATTTGTCCAACAGCAGAGCCGCTTCTCTTCAGGGACTGACACTGATTGCTATGTAAGCATAAACTAGCAAAGTGGAGATGACACGTGAGCCATGGCTGTGAGCTCGCACTCACCATaaatgagctgtgtgtgtgtgtgtgtgtgtgtgtgtgtgtgtaggcagacCTGCGTGGgatggtgtgtagctgtgtgtttctgtatgtgtgtctatgggGGAGCAGCCTTTACAGCGGCTGGGGGTTCAAGGATGACGACTGGGAATTACTGACTGATACGGGCCGGCTGGGCGTGCTATCTCCGCTGTGAACAGCAGCCttgtgagtgagagagcagcCCGTTCAGTCAAAGAATCAGAATATCAC
This sequence is a window from Pempheris klunzingeri isolate RE-2024b chromosome 11, fPemKlu1.hap1, whole genome shotgun sequence. Protein-coding genes within it:
- the amt gene encoding aminomethyltransferase, mitochondrial; this translates as MMWAQLLVRVGGSGLGLRASRDGLLRVSGAGCAGKRQQQRQASSAEAALQKTPLFDFHRKHGGKMVEFAGWSMPVQYKDSHIASHMHTREHCSIFDVSHMLQTKVHGKDRVKFMESLVVADIAELKDNQGTLSLFTNEKGGIIDDLIVTKTDQGYLYVVSNAGCADKDSANMKARLAEFKAAGLDADLEFLDEALIALQGPSMSQVLQGGMKGDLSKLTFMTSTLATLFGIPDCRITRCGYTGEDGVEISVRRSRVVELTEKLLENSEVKLAGLGARDSLRLEAGLCLYGNDIDETTTPVEATLVWTIGKRRRQTKDFPGADIIIPQIKAKTARKRVGLVSTGPPVRQHTPILSPDGKVIGEVTSGCPSPCLKKNVAMGYVDAAFAKNGTAVHVEVRKKAVPATISKMPFVPTNYYSG